The segment ATGTTCGTTCAGGCGGAAACGGCGCCTTTCGACGACGATCGCTCGACGGCTTTTATGGAAGCGATGGCGGAGCTGAAGCTTTGTGCTCGCAACGCCTCCGATTCGACGCTGCTGACCGCCTTGGAAGAGGCGGGCCGCAACTTCAAAACGATCTACGACAGCGGGATCGGCGTCGACGCGATGTTGCTGAGCATCGTCTGGGACCAAATCGCTCCGGCGCTGGAAAGTTTGACGCCGCAACCGGAGCCGACGCCGGCGCCGGAAGCTGCCGCACCCTCGCAAGAAACCGCACCGCCGAAATCGCCTGAGAGCGAATCAGGCGATGCCGATTCTGCGAAGGAAAAAGGGGCGAGCGGCAAGAAGACCCGTTTCCTTCGCGTCAACGAAGAGAGCATTGATAACTTCTTGGACGACGTCTCCAGCTTGTTCATTACCTGCGAACGGCTGAAAGACATCCAGAGCCGGATGACCCACGCTACCGAACTTCGCGAATTGATCGAAGAGTTACGGCAAGTGAACATCTCGTTCAACATGCAAGCGAACCGCCTGCAGAAGAGCGTGGTGTCGCTCCGCCGAGTGCCGATCCGCGGGATGTTCTCCAAGTTTCCCCGCATGGCTCGCAGCTTGGCCAGCAGCCTCGGGAAAAAATTGGACGTTCATCTGGCTGGCGAAGACCTGGAAGTCGACAAGTCGCTGCTGGAAGAGCTTGACGCGCCGCTGACGCACATGATTCGGAACGTCGCCGATCACGCTCTCGAACTGCCGGAAGATCGCAAGGTTCGCGGCTTGAACGAAGTCGGCAACTTGTGGCTTGGCGCCGAGACGACTCGCACGCACGTTTTGATTACGATTCGTGACGATGGTCGCGGCATCGATCCGAACCGTCTCCGCCGCAAAGCGGTGCAGAGCGGTGCGATCACCGAGTCGCAAGCGGAACGCATGTCGGATCAAGAGGCGGTCGAACTGATCTTCCATCCTGGTCTGTCGACGGCGGAGCAAGTGACCGAGATTTCGGGTCGCGGCGTCGGTATGGACGTGGTCCGGACGATGGTTCAAGACAATGGGGGTGAGATTCGAGTCGAGTCGACCGTCGGCGTCGGCACGAACTTCACGATCGAGATTCCGATTCGCCAGGCGGTGCTCGTGATCGACGGACTGTTGATTCACGAAGGGGAAGAGCGTTTCGTCGTACCGTTCGACGCGATTCGCGAAGTCCTCGACCTGCCGTACGAAGAACTGAAGACGGCCGGCGGCGCACCGGTCGTTACGTTGCGAGGGACGACCTACGCAGCCGTGTCGCTCGCGGAGACGCTCGACATTCCGCAGTCGGCGGAGAAGAGCAAGAGCGATCGTTTCTCGGCCGTTCTGATGACCAGTAAGCAGGGAGACGCCTGTTTGATGGTCGATCGCGTGGTCGGCAAACGAAAAGTGGTGGTCAACAGCCTACAAAATATCTTGCCCGACGTTCGCTCGATTAGCGGCGTGGCCCAATTGGGCGGCGGCGAATTGGCGCTGGTCTTGTCGTCGACCGAGATTATCCGTTCGCTGAAACGCTAAGCTTGCGGTTCGCTCATTCTTGCACTCGCTTCGCCTTGAAAACCCACTTCTTGCCCGTTGCGTCAACGAGTTCTCCGGTCACGTGCCCTTTTTCTTGAAAGGTGATTTGCCCCTCGCAGGCAAGCGTTTCACCCTTCTTACCGCTGCGCAGTTTATTAAAGACCACTTTCACCTGGCCTCCCTTATTGGGGATCGTCGGCGTCTTCCCTTCAATCTTGCCGATCACCGTCGGCTTTCCTCCCTGCGGCTGAAAGATGTCGGTTTTGAAAATTCGAAACATCCCGGCGCGTTCGTCGTCAGAGCTCGAAGATCCCGCTGGCTTCATCGAGTATTTCCAGACCGCACCCTCAAATTTGTCTTCAGCGGAGGCGATCGACGGCAGCAAACAGCAGAAGGCGATCAGGCAGAGGATGTGACGTACCATGCGTTAGCTCGCGAATTAGGAGGATTCTGACGCGTTCGACGAGCTTCGATTTTAGGTGCTCCAATACGTCGCTTCAACGAAACTGACAATCGGAATTGGATTCGCACAAAAAAAGCCGCCGGGGATAATCCCAGGCGGCCGATGTCATTGTCGTTTGGCGAGTTCGCTCGCTTACATGTAGCGATTGAACAAGTTCTCGAGCATTTCCTGGCGACCGCTTTGATTCGGCGCCGCTTCCCCCTTGGCGAGCATGTACTTCTCAAGCGACTTCAGGTCGTGCTTGCCCGCTTCGATTTCGGCGCCGACGCCGCTCTCCCAACTGCTGTAACGAGCGGCGACGAACTTGTCGAATTCACCTTCGGCGCGAATCGCGGCGGCGATCTTCAGCCCCTTGGCGAACGCGTCCATGCCGCCGACGTGGGCGTAGAACAGGTCGATCGGCTCAAAGCTCTCGCGACGAACCTTGGCGTCGAAGTTGACGCCGCCGCTGCCGAGACCGCCGTACTTCAGGATCGACAGCATCACTTCGGCCGTCAGGTAGTAGTTGGTCGGGAACTGGTCGGTATCCCAGCCCAACAACAGGTCGCCGGTGTTGGCGTCGATCGAACCGAGGATGCCGTTCATGCCGGCGTATTCCAGCTCATGCTGCATCGTGTGCGATGCGAGCGTCGCGTGGTTGGTTTCCAGGTTCATCTTGAAGTGCTTATCGAGATCGTACGTCTTCAAAAACGCCAGGCAGTTGGCGGTGTCGAAGTCGTATTGATGCTTGGTCGGCTCTTTCGGCTTCGGTTCGATCAGGAACTGCCCGGTGAAGCCGATTTCCTTGGCGTAGTCGACCGCCATGTGGAAGAACTTCGCCAGGTGATCCAGCTCACGCTTCATGTTGGTGTTGAGCAGGTTCTGGTAGCCTTCGCGGCCGCCCCAGAAAACGTAGTTTTCACCACCCAGCTCTTTCGTGATTTCCAGGCACTTCTTGGTCTGCGCGGCGGCGAAAGCGAAAACGTCGGCGTTGCAACTGGTCGCGGCGCCATGCATGAAGCGCGGGTTGCTGAACAAGTTGCAGGTGCCCCACAGCAGCTTGACGCCGGTGCGTTCTTGTTCGTCTTTCAACGCGGCGGCGACCTTGTCGAAGATCTTGTTGGTTTCGCTCAGCGAAGCCCCTTCGGGAGCGACGTCGCGATCGTGAAACGCATAATAAGGAGCGCCGAGCTTCTCAATGAATTCAAACGCGACGCGAGTACGCTTGACGGCGTTTTCGACCGAGTCGGTTCCATCGTCCCACGGACGAATCGCCGTACCGGGACCAAACGGATCGGAGCCAGTGCCGCGGAAGGTGTGCCAATAGACGACGCTGAATCGGAGGTGATCGCGCATCGTTTTGCCTTCGATCACTTCGTCCGGATTGTACCAGCGGTACGCCAACGGATTCTTCGAATCAGGGCCTTCGTATTGAATCTTGTCGACTTCGGGAAACGCAGACATGTCGGTACTTCGCTCGAGAGGAAAAGGGCGGGGCGAATGAAACGCGTGTCGCCAGCGGCGAGACGACGCAGACACTCTCTAAGATGGAGTCGATTAGAGAGTAAGAGCGCATCATAAAGCGCGAGGTAGCGGCATACAACCGACTGGAATTCCGCCGACCGAAGATATTTTACAAACGCAACCCGTTTGCTTGCGTATTGAGTTTCCTTACCCGTTGCTGTTTTTAGACGAAAATTTCGCCTGCAACCAATCTCCCCAGCGCGGAGAAATCTGAGAAATCGCGAACAGGATCCGCGCTTTCCATGGGACGACCAGATCATGTTTACGCCCCTCGCATCCTTTCAAGATTGATACGGCAAGTTGATCCGGATCGATCGCTTTCAGTTTGACGCCCGCGCCGGGCTTTTGCGCTTCGTCCGGTAGTTTCCCCATTTGATGGTCGTAGCGGGTGCCGGCGTCTTCCCGCGCGATCGGACCAGGACAGACCAGCATGACATGGACTCCGTCGTCGGCCAGTTCGAGACGGAGCTGCTGCGTGAAGCCCGCGAGCGCGAATTTGGTGGTCGCGTAGGGGCCGATAAAGCGAATGGCGCTCTTCGACGCCAACGAGCCGATGTTGATGATATGTCCCTGGCGGCGAATCAGAAGGGGAGCGAACGCTTGCACGCAGCGAATCGCCGCCATCACGTTCAGTTCCCATTGACGGCGGAAGTCGGCCAGTTGCGTTTCCAGCAATTTGCCGCGTGACGAAATGCCGACGTTGTTGACCAACAAGTCGAGTCCGCCGAAGCGCGACTCCATTTCCAGCTCAAGCCGTTTGACGTCATCATCGGAGGTGACGTCGGCGGCCAGCGGGACGGTCTGACCGGGGAGCGAATTCAGCGACGCGGCGGCGGCGGTCAGCGCTTCTTCATCACGAGCGACCATCACGACCGTCGCCCCTTGGCTAGCGAGCTGGCGAGCGATCGAGAGTCCTAACCCGCGTGAAGCGCCAGTGACGAGGGCGACTTTTTCGTTCCAATAGGCCATCCGACCGCAATTTCGCTAGGGGAATTCAGGGAGAAACCTTCGCGATGATAACGAAAAAGCCTCGGCAGGCAATTGCCCAACCGAGGCCCGGGGTGTTGCGAGAACGGGGCGTTCTCTCACTACGCAGTGACTTCGTATCCCTTGCGGGCTTGGCGAGAGAGCCAGCCGTTGGCCTGCTCGTCTCCCACGATTTGCTCCGTCTTTTCGTCCCATTTGATCGTCCGGTCAAGTCGCAAAGCGATGTTGGCCAGATGGCAAGTGGTCATCGCACGATGGTGCGAGTAGACGTCCGAGATCGGATCTTTTCGGAGCTTGACGCATTCAAAGAAGTTGACCATATGGGCGTTGCCGCCGGACGGGGTCATCCCTTTGTAAACCTTTTGAATCGCATCTTCGGGCAGCGGGTTCGACTTCATTTCGTCGACCGGCGCGCCGACCAGCTTGCCGCGGTTGACCAGGAAGCGTCCCTTGGTCCCCTCGAACATGACGCCGTTGTCGAATCCAAGGTCGTTGCATTCATTACGAATGGCGACTTCGATATCGCGCGGGAACATCGCTTTGACGTGGAATTCGGTCGGCGTGTTGTAGCGATCGTCCTGGGTCGGCATGCCGTCCTGGTACGGAGTCGGGAACTTCGCCATGATCGGCTCCAGACTGACCGGGCCGCCGACGCCTTGTTGATCGAGACCCCATTGGGCGATGTCGACGTGGTGGGCGCCCCAGTCGGTCATCTTGCCGCCTGAGTATTCGTACCACCAGCGGAATTCGTAGTGGCAACGGGAATTGCCCCAGCCTGGGCCCTGCTTAAAGCGGTAGTCGACCAGCGGGGCCTGACCGAGCCACATCTCCCAGTTGAGTTGCTTGGGAACTTCGGCGATCGGGATCGGACCGCTTGTCGGAGCGCCGCCGATGGCGACATGGATTTTCTGAATGTCGCCGATGCGACCTTCGTTGATCAGGGCGATCGCCTTCAGGAAGAGCTGCCCCATTTCGCTGCGCTGCTGGGTGCCGACCTGAAAGACGCGGCCGGTCTCTTTGGCGACCTTGCAGATCTTCTTTCCTTCGTCGATCGTCAGCGTGAGCGGCTTTTCGCAGTAGACGTCTTTGCCGGCCTTCATCGCTTCGATGGCGATTTTCGAGTGCCAGTGGTCGGGCGTAACGATCGTCACGATCTCGATGTCGTTGCGATCGAGGATCTTGCGGTAGTCTTCGTAGACGTCAACTTTCCGTTCGCGACCTTGTTTCTTGTTTTCCGCTTCGCTTCGTTGGCGACCTTTGGCGGCGTGATCAGCGTCGACGTCGCAGACCGCAACGACATCGCCCAGCTTCATCGCGTTCGGGCCGACGGCGTCCCAGCGTGATCCGGTTCCGATGCAACCGATCAGCGGACGATCATTGGCCGACTCCGCTTTCTGCTCGTCGGCGATCGATTTCGCGCCAGTAAAAAAATAGGGAAGGCTCAGGCCAGCAGCGGCGACGGTGCTGCTCTTCAGGAACTCGCGACGGTTCGAGCTACTCACTGAGGTGTCTCCAGGCGAATGGCCAGATAAGTGAAGGCCGATGCATTTGGGGTGAGGTAGGCGGGCTCTTGGTTCTGCGGCGAACACTTCTCGATTGATTGCGCCTTTGCGGCAGTATCGTGCCTAGTGTATCTCTTCGGGAATCCGCAATCTAGCTTCATATGCCGGAAGCTAGACAAAAGTTATGCAAAAAAAGCAAATTACCGCAATTTGGGAACGGAAAAACGTGAAGTCATTTTAATTTTGGGAGGTTCCCCCCAAAGAGACTGGCCCGATGGAGAAACGGGGCGCGTTAAGACCGGACAATGAACGCCTAAATTCCGTTAATAGCTGATAGGTGGTAATAGACGCCTGTTTGGCCTAAAAGAAGGGAGTTACGGGGGCCGGAACCGTCGCTATCCCTAGTCGTCACTTTCTTTCGAATGAACTAGAGTACATCGAATTGGTAGACAACGATTTCGCATTTTTAAGGTCGTCGATATGTCCGCAGCCCGCTTACTTCCTCAGCGTGCCCGCACCAAGATTGTGGCGACGGTCGGTCCCGCGTGTAACACGCCCGAGATGCTGGAACAAATGATTCTGGCCGGCGTTGACGTTTTCCGGCTCAACCTTGCCCACGGCGAACTAACCGAACATTCCCGCGTCGTCGACACGATTCGCGAGATTAGCGATCGCTTGAAGAAGCCGGTCGCTACCCTGGCTGACCTTTCCGGGCCGAAGATCCGTCTCGGCACCCTGGTTCAAGATCCGATCTACTGCACTGAAGGGGAGAACTTCCGCTTCGTGCGCGGCGACTCGGCCAGTGATCCGCACGAACTGGTCAGCAACTACGAGCCGCTGATTGACGAAGTCAAAGTTGGCGACGACGTGATGCTGGCCGACGGTACGATCACGATGGAAGTGGTCGAGAAGACCGACGATATGGTGACCTGCGTCGTCGTGGCCGGCGGCATCTTGCGTAGTCGCCAGGGGATTAACTTGCCGGCGACCAAGCTCGGCGTCGAAACGATCACTCCGCGTGACCGCGATCACATCCGCTGGGCCGCCGAAACCGATCTCGACTACGTCAGCTTGAGCTTCGTT is part of the Blastopirellula sediminis genome and harbors:
- a CDS encoding chemotaxis protein CheA, with amino-acid sequence MSENDANNELLVGFIDESMNAIQDLPALLASFKNDSSNVEAVHSVFRTVHSIKGNAGFFGLTAIKKFAHSLENALDEVRNQKTPLTEDLCRALIEGIDSLDHMLHAVENQTHSETLSEADLKLLEQVAILSKSKGAGESGSEESAADALLADLLEMADEMTAAGFPESLQWAERLRELGQVSAPAPEAKTIATPADLLSQQFSIGGFEVTLSVRRLIEMFVQAETAPFDDDRSTAFMEAMAELKLCARNASDSTLLTALEEAGRNFKTIYDSGIGVDAMLLSIVWDQIAPALESLTPQPEPTPAPEAAAPSQETAPPKSPESESGDADSAKEKGASGKKTRFLRVNEESIDNFLDDVSSLFITCERLKDIQSRMTHATELRELIEELRQVNISFNMQANRLQKSVVSLRRVPIRGMFSKFPRMARSLASSLGKKLDVHLAGEDLEVDKSLLEELDAPLTHMIRNVADHALELPEDRKVRGLNEVGNLWLGAETTRTHVLITIRDDGRGIDPNRLRRKAVQSGAITESQAERMSDQEAVELIFHPGLSTAEQVTEISGRGVGMDVVRTMVQDNGGEIRVESTVGVGTNFTIEIPIRQAVLVIDGLLIHEGEERFVVPFDAIREVLDLPYEELKTAGGAPVVTLRGTTYAAVSLAETLDIPQSAEKSKSDRFSAVLMTSKQGDACLMVDRVVGKRKVVVNSLQNILPDVRSISGVAQLGGGELALVLSSTEIIRSLKR
- the xylA gene encoding xylose isomerase, with translation MSAFPEVDKIQYEGPDSKNPLAYRWYNPDEVIEGKTMRDHLRFSVVYWHTFRGTGSDPFGPGTAIRPWDDGTDSVENAVKRTRVAFEFIEKLGAPYYAFHDRDVAPEGASLSETNKIFDKVAAALKDEQERTGVKLLWGTCNLFSNPRFMHGAATSCNADVFAFAAAQTKKCLEITKELGGENYVFWGGREGYQNLLNTNMKRELDHLAKFFHMAVDYAKEIGFTGQFLIEPKPKEPTKHQYDFDTANCLAFLKTYDLDKHFKMNLETNHATLASHTMQHELEYAGMNGILGSIDANTGDLLLGWDTDQFPTNYYLTAEVMLSILKYGGLGSGGVNFDAKVRRESFEPIDLFYAHVGGMDAFAKGLKIAAAIRAEGEFDKFVAARYSSWESGVGAEIEAGKHDLKSLEKYMLAKGEAAPNQSGRQEMLENLFNRYM
- a CDS encoding SDR family NAD(P)-dependent oxidoreductase, whose product is MAYWNEKVALVTGASRGLGLSIARQLASQGATVVMVARDEEALTAAAASLNSLPGQTVPLAADVTSDDDVKRLELEMESRFGGLDLLVNNVGISSRGKLLETQLADFRRQWELNVMAAIRCVQAFAPLLIRRQGHIINIGSLASKSAIRFIGPYATTKFALAGFTQQLRLELADDGVHVMLVCPGPIAREDAGTRYDHQMGKLPDEAQKPGAGVKLKAIDPDQLAVSILKGCEGRKHDLVVPWKARILFAISQISPRWGDWLQAKFSSKNSNG
- a CDS encoding Gfo/Idh/MocA family protein, with amino-acid sequence MSSSNRREFLKSSTVAAAGLSLPYFFTGAKSIADEQKAESANDRPLIGCIGTGSRWDAVGPNAMKLGDVVAVCDVDADHAAKGRQRSEAENKKQGRERKVDVYEDYRKILDRNDIEIVTIVTPDHWHSKIAIEAMKAGKDVYCEKPLTLTIDEGKKICKVAKETGRVFQVGTQQRSEMGQLFLKAIALINEGRIGDIQKIHVAIGGAPTSGPIPIAEVPKQLNWEMWLGQAPLVDYRFKQGPGWGNSRCHYEFRWWYEYSGGKMTDWGAHHVDIAQWGLDQQGVGGPVSLEPIMAKFPTPYQDGMPTQDDRYNTPTEFHVKAMFPRDIEVAIRNECNDLGFDNGVMFEGTKGRFLVNRGKLVGAPVDEMKSNPLPEDAIQKVYKGMTPSGGNAHMVNFFECVKLRKDPISDVYSHHRAMTTCHLANIALRLDRTIKWDEKTEQIVGDEQANGWLSRQARKGYEVTA